The proteins below are encoded in one region of Pseudomonas putida S13.1.2:
- a CDS encoding NAD(P)/FAD-dependent oxidoreductase yields MYRGFWYAQALDLDNDLAPALQDSIQADVCIVGGGFLGLWSAIRLKQAHPEKTIVIVERDRCGSGASGRNGGVATNWWGKYLSVRTICGDVEARRICEAAESAIDEIGSFCQEQGIDAQYRKDGWLWTATNQRQMNSWRVLTDGLQKLDVNPFQELDRQTIRGRVGSPLVLGGIFDPNAATVQPATLARGLRRVALKLGVQIFEKSPFTHLQRGKHPVVHTAKGHVKANHVVLALNAWGAQFPELRRMIAIMSSDMVATAPVKAKLDAIGFSGGECMTDSRTVLNYWRNTPDGRVVFGKPLGQFAYAGRIANLYEKPSPAADKVAAELRRLYPQLQDVPVVSSWTGPIDRAMKGLPNFGYLDHHQTVSYGIGFSGNGVATTVFASRIIKSLATHANDEWANCGLVNQKMKLLPPEPLRFFGAHLVRDALVRKESLEDHDQDAGFVTRQLVGMAPAGYVPAQKK; encoded by the coding sequence ATGTACCGTGGATTCTGGTATGCCCAGGCGCTGGACCTGGACAACGACCTGGCCCCTGCCCTGCAGGACTCGATTCAAGCCGACGTGTGCATCGTCGGCGGTGGCTTCCTTGGCCTGTGGTCGGCCATCCGCCTGAAACAGGCGCACCCGGAAAAAACCATCGTCATCGTCGAGCGCGACCGCTGCGGCTCGGGGGCCAGCGGGCGCAACGGTGGCGTGGCCACCAACTGGTGGGGCAAGTACCTGTCGGTGCGCACTATCTGCGGTGATGTCGAAGCACGGCGTATCTGCGAAGCCGCCGAGTCGGCCATCGACGAGATCGGCAGCTTCTGCCAGGAGCAGGGCATCGACGCCCAGTACCGCAAGGACGGCTGGCTGTGGACGGCCACCAACCAGCGGCAGATGAACTCGTGGCGCGTACTCACCGACGGCCTGCAGAAACTCGACGTCAACCCGTTCCAGGAACTGGACCGCCAGACCATTCGCGGCCGCGTCGGCTCGCCACTGGTGCTGGGCGGCATCTTCGACCCAAACGCGGCCACTGTGCAGCCCGCCACGCTGGCCCGCGGCCTGCGCCGCGTGGCATTGAAGCTGGGCGTGCAGATTTTCGAGAAATCGCCGTTCACTCACCTGCAGCGCGGCAAGCACCCTGTGGTGCACACCGCCAAAGGCCATGTAAAAGCCAACCACGTGGTGCTGGCGCTCAACGCCTGGGGCGCGCAATTCCCCGAGCTGCGCCGGATGATCGCGATCATGTCCAGCGACATGGTCGCCACCGCGCCGGTCAAGGCCAAGCTCGACGCCATCGGTTTCAGCGGCGGCGAATGCATGACCGATTCGCGCACCGTGCTCAACTACTGGCGCAACACCCCGGACGGTCGCGTGGTGTTCGGCAAGCCGCTGGGCCAGTTCGCCTATGCCGGGCGCATTGCCAACCTGTATGAAAAACCCTCGCCGGCCGCCGACAAAGTCGCTGCCGAACTGCGCCGCCTGTACCCGCAGTTGCAGGATGTACCGGTGGTCAGCAGTTGGACCGGGCCAATCGACCGGGCCATGAAGGGCCTGCCCAACTTTGGCTACCTCGACCATCACCAGACCGTCAGCTACGGCATCGGTTTTTCCGGCAACGGCGTGGCCACCACGGTGTTTGCCAGCCGCATCATCAAGTCGCTGGCCACCCATGCCAACGACGAGTGGGCCAACTGTGGCCTGGTCAACCAGAAGATGAAGCTGCTGCCGCCAGAGCCGTTGCGCTTCTTTGGCGCGCATCTGGTTCGCGATGCACTGGTGCGCAAGGAATCGCTGGAAGACCACGACCAGGATGCCGGCTTCGTCACCCGTCAGCTTGTGGGCATGGCGCCCGCCGGTTACGTGCCCGCGCAGAAAAAATAA
- the glcE gene encoding glycolate oxidase subunit GlcE, whose amino-acid sequence MSMDRDISQALLEQVNQALNQGTPLRIQGSNSKAMLGNPVAGEVLDTRSHRGIVSYDPTELVLTARAGTPLREIEAALHEAGQMLPCEPPHLGPEATLGGMVAAGLSGPRRPWAGSVRDYVLGTRVITGHGKLLRFGGEVMKNVAGYDVSRLMAGSFGCLGLLTEVSLKVLPRPRECLSLRLPMGSHQALAELAEWGQQPLPISAACHDGDALYLRLEGGEGSVQSARQRLGGVTLDSGFWRDLREQRLAFFSDPAPLWRLSLPNATGELHLPGRQLIDWGGAQRWLKSSAPAQAIRDQVTKVGGHATCYAPGAASSPPLHAALMRYHRALKQQLDPQGVFNPGRLYPDL is encoded by the coding sequence ATGAGCATGGACCGCGACATCAGCCAGGCCCTGCTGGAGCAGGTTAACCAGGCCTTGAACCAGGGCACGCCATTGCGTATCCAGGGCAGCAACAGCAAGGCCATGCTCGGCAACCCGGTGGCCGGCGAAGTACTCGACACCCGCAGCCACCGTGGCATCGTCAGCTACGACCCGACCGAACTGGTGCTCACCGCCCGTGCAGGCACTCCGCTGCGCGAGATCGAAGCGGCGCTGCACGAGGCCGGCCAGATGCTGCCCTGCGAGCCCCCGCATCTGGGCCCCGAGGCCACCCTGGGCGGCATGGTCGCGGCGGGGCTGTCCGGCCCCAGGCGGCCGTGGGCCGGTTCGGTACGTGACTACGTGCTCGGCACGCGGGTGATCACCGGCCACGGCAAGCTGCTGCGCTTTGGTGGCGAGGTAATGAAGAATGTGGCCGGTTACGATGTATCACGGCTGATGGCCGGCAGCTTCGGTTGCCTGGGGCTGTTGACTGAAGTTTCCTTGAAAGTGCTGCCTCGGCCGCGCGAATGCCTGAGCCTGCGCCTGCCGATGGGCAGCCACCAGGCATTGGCCGAGCTGGCCGAATGGGGCCAGCAGCCATTGCCGATCAGCGCGGCCTGCCATGACGGAGACGCCCTGTACTTGCGCCTGGAAGGCGGTGAGGGCTCGGTGCAATCGGCCCGCCAGCGCCTGGGCGGCGTAACCCTCGACAGCGGCTTCTGGCGCGACCTGCGCGAGCAGCGCCTGGCGTTCTTCAGTGACCCCGCGCCGCTATGGCGGCTGTCGCTGCCCAACGCCACCGGCGAGTTGCACCTGCCCGGCCGGCAGTTGATCGACTGGGGGGGTGCCCAGCGCTGGCTGAAGTCCAGCGCACCGGCGCAGGCGATTCGCGACCAGGTTACCAAGGTGGGCGGTCACGCCACCTGCTACGCCCCCGGTGCAGCCAGCAGCCCACCCCTGCACGCCGCACTGATGCGTTACCACCGCGCCCTCAAGCAGCAGCTCGACCCCCAGGGGGTGTTCAACCCTGGCCGCCTGTACCCGGACCTGTGA
- a CDS encoding NAD(P)-dependent oxidoreductase, with protein sequence MSEHIVFLDDEGLAPSTRLKRPDCDHSWQQYAYTHPDQVPEHLKDATVALTCSVPLREEHLRQLPRLKMISLALTGRDIVDVDYCEANGIEVSSVPGYAANTVAEHSLAMILELFRRPAAFTRLMRQVHAGDKPYQNIYFNHRIRDVRDKQLAIIGSGPIALRLAHLARAFGMQVLFEDRGGKRKGTDCRPLAELLKSCDVLSINCPLTPETYNLIDVDQLALMKPDAIVVNTGRGGVVNETALIRALQQGRLGGVALDVVEVEPLHPSNPLFELIDRDDFLLNPHIAWSSEDAMQQLMDSAVDNISDFVARQVSEKRTRTA encoded by the coding sequence GTGAGCGAACATATCGTCTTCCTTGACGACGAAGGGCTGGCGCCTTCCACCCGCCTCAAGCGCCCCGACTGCGATCACAGCTGGCAGCAGTACGCCTACACCCACCCCGACCAGGTTCCGGAGCACCTCAAAGACGCGACCGTGGCGCTGACCTGCAGCGTGCCGCTGCGCGAAGAGCATCTGCGCCAGTTGCCCAGGCTGAAGATGATCTCGCTGGCCCTGACCGGCCGTGACATCGTGGATGTCGATTATTGCGAAGCCAACGGCATCGAAGTATCGAGCGTACCGGGCTATGCCGCCAACACCGTGGCCGAGCACAGCCTGGCGATGATCCTTGAGCTGTTCCGCCGCCCGGCCGCCTTCACCCGCCTGATGCGCCAGGTGCATGCCGGCGACAAGCCGTACCAGAATATCTACTTCAACCACCGCATCCGCGATGTGCGCGACAAGCAGTTGGCGATCATCGGCAGCGGCCCGATTGCCCTGCGCCTGGCGCACCTGGCGCGGGCATTCGGCATGCAGGTGCTGTTCGAGGACCGCGGCGGCAAGCGCAAGGGCACCGATTGCCGGCCACTGGCCGAGCTGCTGAAAAGCTGCGATGTACTGTCGATCAACTGCCCGCTCACACCAGAAACCTACAACCTGATCGATGTCGACCAACTGGCGTTGATGAAGCCCGATGCCATTGTGGTCAACACCGGCCGCGGCGGCGTGGTCAACGAAACGGCGCTGATCCGGGCGCTGCAGCAAGGCCGCCTGGGCGGCGTGGCGCTGGATGTGGTGGAAGTGGAGCCGCTGCACCCGAGCAACCCGCTGTTCGAACTGATCGACCGCGACGACTTCCTGCTCAACCCGCATATCGCCTGGAGCAGTGAAGACGCCATGCAGCAGCTGATGGACAGCGCCGTGGACAACATCAGCGACTTCGTCGCCCGCCAGGTTTCTGAGAAAAGGACTCGCACTGCATGA
- the glcC gene encoding transcriptional regulator GlcC, with translation MVTDGKGKVADQVAERVERLIVDGVLKVGQALPSERRLVEKLGCSRSALREGLRILRGRGIIDTEQGRGSFVADLTGQAGATPLMHLFSSQPRTLFDLLEVRALLEAESARLAALRATEVDRLLIRRRYEEMLAAHEAAEALDAREHARRDHAFHRAISEASHNPVLVHTLQSLSDLTLSTVFASVNNLYCRPAQKRQIDRQHARLYHAVMEQLPEQAQRAAREHINGIRDSLREIEQEEQRLVRATMRMDGWG, from the coding sequence GTGGTTACTGACGGCAAGGGCAAGGTCGCCGACCAGGTGGCCGAGCGGGTCGAGCGGCTGATCGTCGACGGCGTGCTGAAGGTGGGCCAGGCCCTGCCGTCGGAGCGGCGGCTGGTAGAGAAGCTGGGTTGTTCACGCTCGGCCCTGCGCGAAGGGCTACGCATTTTGCGTGGGCGCGGCATCATCGACACCGAGCAAGGGCGAGGCTCGTTCGTCGCCGACCTGACGGGGCAGGCGGGTGCCACACCGTTGATGCACCTGTTCAGCTCACAGCCACGCACGCTGTTCGACCTTTTGGAGGTGCGGGCGTTGCTGGAGGCCGAGTCGGCGCGGCTGGCGGCGTTACGTGCCACCGAGGTCGACCGCTTGCTGATTCGCCGGCGTTATGAAGAAATGCTGGCTGCCCACGAGGCGGCAGAGGCGCTGGACGCCCGTGAGCACGCCCGCCGTGACCATGCCTTTCACCGGGCGATCAGCGAGGCGTCGCACAACCCGGTGCTGGTGCATACCCTGCAATCGCTCAGTGACCTGACCTTGAGCACCGTGTTTGCCTCGGTCAACAACCTGTATTGCCGGCCGGCGCAAAAACGCCAGATTGATCGGCAGCATGCGCGGCTGTATCACGCGGTGATGGAGCAACTGCCGGAGCAGGCGCAGCGGGCGGCGCGTGAGCATATCAACGGGATACGCGACAGTTTGCGGGAGATCGAACAGGAAGAGCAGCGGTTGGTCAGGGCGACGATGCGCATGGATGGCTGGGGGTGA
- the glcF gene encoding glycolate oxidase subunit GlcF: MQTNLSETSRRLARADEAESILRSCVHCGFCTATCPTYQLLGDELDGPRGRIYLIKQVLEGEPVTASTQLHLDRCLSCRNCESTCPSGVRYHDLLDIGRAVVDQQVQRPLGQRLLRQGLRAVVPRPALFKALTRSGQALRPLLPATLKRKLPARITAPGERPAPRHARQVLMLEGCVQPALSPNTNAAATRLLDRLGISVQPIHQAGCCGAVDYHLNAQEQGLQRARRNIDAWWPAIEAGAEAIVQTASGCGAFVRDYGHLLEHDPRYAAKAARVSALSRDLVEVLRDEPIEQLGLCAEQRLAFHCPCTLQHALKLGGAVEALLTRLGFTLTSVPDGHLCCGSAGTYSLTQPALSLQLRDNRLNALESGKPQVIATANIGCQAHLDGAGRTPVRHWIEIVEAALNPENPHA, from the coding sequence ATGCAAACCAACCTGAGCGAAACAAGCCGCCGGCTGGCCCGCGCCGACGAGGCCGAAAGCATTCTGCGCTCCTGCGTGCACTGTGGTTTCTGCACCGCCACCTGCCCCACCTACCAGCTGCTGGGCGATGAACTGGACGGCCCGCGCGGGCGCATCTACCTGATAAAGCAGGTGCTCGAAGGCGAGCCGGTCACCGCCAGCACCCAACTGCACCTGGACCGCTGCCTGAGCTGCCGCAACTGCGAAAGCACCTGCCCATCCGGGGTCAGGTACCACGACCTGCTGGACATCGGCCGCGCCGTGGTCGACCAGCAGGTGCAGCGCCCGCTCGGTCAGCGCCTGCTGCGCCAGGGCCTGCGTGCGGTGGTGCCACGCCCTGCGTTGTTCAAGGCGCTGACCCGCAGCGGCCAGGCCCTGCGCCCGCTGTTGCCGGCCACGCTCAAGCGCAAGCTACCGGCGCGCATCACGGCGCCCGGCGAGCGCCCCGCGCCACGCCACGCACGCCAGGTGCTGATGCTGGAAGGCTGCGTGCAGCCGGCCTTGTCACCCAATACCAATGCCGCTGCGACACGCCTGCTCGACCGCCTGGGGATTAGCGTGCAACCGATCCATCAGGCCGGCTGCTGTGGCGCGGTGGATTATCACCTCAATGCCCAGGAGCAAGGCCTGCAGCGTGCGCGGCGCAATATCGACGCCTGGTGGCCGGCTATCGAAGCAGGTGCCGAGGCCATCGTGCAAACCGCCAGCGGCTGCGGCGCGTTCGTGCGCGACTATGGTCACCTGCTGGAGCACGACCCCCGCTACGCAGCCAAAGCGGCAAGGGTCAGCGCCCTGTCCCGCGATCTGGTAGAAGTACTGCGCGATGAGCCGATCGAGCAACTGGGCCTGTGCGCCGAGCAGCGCCTGGCCTTCCACTGCCCCTGTACGCTGCAACACGCCCTGAAACTTGGAGGGGCGGTAGAGGCGCTGCTGACGCGCCTGGGCTTTACCCTGACTTCGGTGCCGGACGGGCACCTGTGCTGCGGCTCGGCTGGCACTTATTCGCTGACCCAGCCAGCGCTGTCGCTGCAACTGCGGGACAACCGCCTCAACGCCCTGGAAAGCGGCAAACCGCAAGTCATCGCTACCGCCAATATCGGCTGCCAGGCCCACCTCGACGGGGCCGGGCGCACGCCGGTACGGCACTGGATCGAAATCGTCGAAGCAGCCTTGAACCCGGAGAACCCCCATGCATAG
- a CDS encoding DUF2388 domain-containing protein encodes MRHLLLAPALLLLLPAGAALARVDAGDVATSAGVSASLYSTFKDDKRIIPARDELSAFVASGGAIRGAYVESALEQVRKDHPGLQANDEELARAILSQDDRIADH; translated from the coding sequence ATGCGCCACCTACTCCTCGCCCCTGCGCTGCTGCTCCTGCTGCCTGCTGGTGCTGCCCTGGCCCGCGTCGATGCGGGCGACGTCGCCACCTCAGCCGGTGTTTCCGCTTCGCTGTATTCGACCTTCAAGGACGACAAACGGATCATCCCGGCCCGTGACGAGCTTTCTGCCTTCGTAGCAAGCGGCGGTGCAATCCGTGGCGCCTATGTAGAGTCGGCGCTGGAACAGGTCCGCAAGGATCATCCGGGGCTGCAGGCCAATGATGAAGAGCTGGCCAGGGCTATTCTTTCCCAGGATGACCGTATAGCCGACCATTGA
- a CDS encoding heme-binding protein, producing MHSKFVIGHAEVARVLAAARQEALAQKWNVTIAVVDDGGHPLALERLDGCAPASAYIAVEKARTSALGRKETRDYEEMVNGGRTAFVTAPLLTSLEGGVPLRVDGQVVGAIGVSGVKSEQDAQVAKAGAAAL from the coding sequence ATGCATAGCAAGTTCGTGATCGGCCATGCCGAAGTCGCCCGTGTGCTGGCCGCCGCCCGCCAGGAAGCCTTGGCACAAAAATGGAACGTGACCATCGCCGTGGTCGACGACGGCGGCCACCCCTTGGCCCTGGAGCGCCTGGATGGCTGTGCGCCGGCCAGTGCCTACATTGCCGTGGAGAAAGCCCGCACCTCCGCGCTGGGGCGCAAGGAAACCCGGGATTACGAGGAAATGGTCAATGGTGGCCGCACCGCGTTTGTCACCGCACCGTTGCTGACCAGCCTGGAAGGGGGCGTACCACTGCGGGTGGATGGCCAGGTGGTGGGTGCCATCGGCGTATCCGGGGTCAAGTCCGAACAGGATGCCCAGGTGGCCAAGGCTGGGGCGGCTGCCTTGTAA
- the glcD gene encoding glycolate oxidase subunit GlcD: MNILYDERVDGALPAVDQAALLQALRSALPDLEVLHREEDLKPYECDGLSAYRTVPLLVVLPERLEQVQTLLKLCHQRGVPVVARGAGTGLSGGALPLAKGILLVMARFNRILEVNPQGRYARVQPGVRNLAISQAAAPHGMYYAPDPSSQIACSIGGNVAENAGGVHCLKYGLTVHNLLKVDILTVEGEHLTLGSDALDSPGFDLLALFTGSEGMLGIVTEVTVKLLPRPQVARVLLASFDSVEDAGRAVAEIIAAGIIPGGLEMMDNLAIRAAEDFIHAGYPVDAAAILLCELDGVEADVHDDCERVAAVLTQAGAREVRLACDEAERVRFWAGRKNAFPAVGRISPDYYCMDGTIPRRELPRVLKGISDLSSEYGLRVANVFHAGDGNMHPLILFDANLPGELERAEAIGGKILELCVAVGGSITGEHGVGREKINQMCAQFNSDEITLFHAVKAAFDPQGLLNPGKNIPTLHRCAEFGAMHVHHGQLPFPELERF, from the coding sequence ATGAATATCCTGTACGACGAACGCGTCGATGGCGCACTACCCGCCGTGGACCAGGCAGCCCTGCTGCAGGCACTGCGCAGTGCCCTGCCGGACCTCGAAGTCCTGCACCGCGAAGAAGACCTCAAACCCTACGAATGCGATGGCCTGTCGGCCTATCGCACTGTGCCGCTGCTGGTGGTGCTGCCCGAACGCCTGGAGCAGGTGCAGACGCTGCTCAAGCTCTGCCACCAGCGCGGGGTGCCAGTGGTAGCGCGTGGCGCCGGTACCGGCCTGTCGGGCGGTGCCCTGCCGCTGGCCAAGGGCATCCTGCTGGTGATGGCGCGCTTCAACCGCATCCTTGAAGTCAACCCACAGGGCCGCTACGCCCGTGTGCAACCCGGCGTACGCAACCTGGCCATCTCCCAGGCCGCCGCACCTCATGGTATGTACTACGCGCCAGACCCGTCCTCGCAAATTGCCTGCTCCATTGGTGGTAACGTCGCCGAGAACGCAGGTGGCGTGCACTGCCTCAAGTACGGCCTGACTGTGCACAACCTGCTGAAGGTGGACATTCTCACGGTCGAAGGGGAACACCTGACCCTGGGCAGCGATGCCCTGGACAGCCCCGGCTTCGACCTGCTGGCGCTGTTCACTGGCTCTGAAGGCATGCTCGGCATCGTCACCGAAGTCACCGTTAAATTGCTGCCCAGGCCTCAGGTGGCAAGGGTGCTGCTGGCCAGCTTCGACAGTGTCGAGGACGCCGGCCGGGCGGTGGCCGAAATCATCGCTGCCGGCATCATTCCAGGCGGGCTGGAGATGATGGACAACCTGGCCATCCGCGCTGCCGAAGACTTCATCCACGCCGGCTACCCGGTGGACGCGGCGGCCATCCTGTTGTGCGAACTGGATGGCGTGGAGGCCGATGTGCACGACGACTGCGAACGGGTGGCCGCCGTGCTGACCCAAGCCGGCGCCCGCGAGGTGCGGCTGGCCTGCGACGAGGCCGAGCGCGTGCGCTTCTGGGCCGGGCGCAAGAACGCCTTCCCGGCGGTGGGGCGCATTTCCCCGGACTACTACTGCATGGACGGCACCATCCCACGCCGCGAACTGCCGCGGGTGCTCAAGGGCATCAGTGACCTGTCCAGCGAATACGGCCTGCGCGTAGCCAACGTGTTCCACGCCGGCGACGGCAACATGCACCCGTTGATCCTGTTCGATGCCAACCTGCCCGGCGAGCTGGAGCGGGCCGAAGCCATCGGCGGCAAGATCCTCGAACTGTGCGTGGCGGTGGGCGGCAGCATTACCGGCGAGCACGGCGTAGGGCGCGAAAAAATCAACCAGATGTGCGCGCAGTTCAATAGCGACGAAATCACCCTGTTCCACGCGGTCAAGGCCGCGTTCGACCCGCAGGGCCTGCTCAACCCCGGCAAGAACATCCCCACCCTGCACCGTTGCGCCGAGTTCGGCGCCATGCACGTGCACCACGGGCAACTGCCCTTCCCCGAGCTGGAGCGCTTCTGA